The proteins below come from a single Miscanthus floridulus cultivar M001 chromosome 1, ASM1932011v1, whole genome shotgun sequence genomic window:
- the LOC136493095 gene encoding probable membrane-associated kinase regulator 6, producing the protein MEASPSRSDSFSRGGWPRCRPRSFERLDVDAAALGESFSISTASFIDMDPEELFSMRWTTSEEGGFHFGLQPRAGAACSFPLLASAGLVIFSDDSLLHLPCEGGARDVSGSYADASACSSPAAFHTAHSTPASVISSSSRSPRPGAGGANKPLLATRRILLRYLRFLVPLCRKARALRLPVPVPGRVFSAPRSRAVAPTTPARRSTSSASSGAAEYWCHGNADVAVHDAILHCKKSLLTARTEC; encoded by the coding sequence atggAGGCCTCGCCGTCTCGCAGCGACAGCTTCTCCCGCGGCGGATGGCCCAGGTGCAGGCCACGGTCGTTCGAGCGCCTGGACGTCGATGCCGCCGCCCTAGGCGAATCTTTTAGCATCTCCACCGCGTCCTTCATTGACATGGACCCCGAGGAGCTGTTCTCGATGCGGTGGACGACGTCGGAGGAAGGCGGGTTTCACTTCGGCCTGCAGCCGCGCGCTGGGGCGGCGTGCTCCTTCCCGCTGCTGGCCAGCGCGGGCCTCGTGATCTTCTCCGACGACAGCCTCCTTCACCTTCCCTGCGAGGGCGGCGCCCGTGACGTTAGCGGCTCGTACGCCGACGCGTCggcgtgctcgtcgccggcggcgtTCCACACGGCGCACAGCACGCCGGCATCCGTGATCAGCAGCTCCTCGCGGTCGCCgcgcccaggcgcaggcggcgccaaCAAGCCGCTGCTGGCGACGCGGAGGATTCTGCTCAGGTACCTGCGCTTCCTCGTGCCCCTGTGCCGCAAGGCGAGGGCGCTGCGGCTGCCAGTTCCAGTGCCAGGGCGGGTGTTCTCCGCGCCACGCTCCAGGGCGGTGGCGCCCACGACCCCAGCGCGCCGATCGACGTCCAGCGCCTCGTCTGGCGCCGCGGAGTACTGGTGCCACGGCAACGCCGACGTCGCCGTGCACGACGCCATCCTCCACTGCAAGAAGTCCTTGCTGACCGCGAGAACCGAATGCTGA